DNA from Castellaniella sp. MT123:
TCTGCCGTCCCCGGTAACGGCCATCCGTGACCTGGCGGTTTTCCGGGCCGGCTGGTGGGTTCTAGCCTGGCTGCTGCTCGGGTTTTTCGCCCTGGAACCGCTAGGCATTCCGGTCAGTGCAACCGCGGCCCTTGGGGCGCTGGTCCTGATGGCGGTGGCCGGTCGCGGCCAGCGGATCCCGGTTGCCCGGATCGTGCGCAACGCACCCTGGCAGATTATCGTGTTTTCGCTGGGCATGTACCTGGTCGTGTACGGCCTGCGCCATGCCGGCTTGACTCAGGGGCTGACCCACATTCTGAACTGGCTGGCTGGGCAGGGGGTCTGGGGAGCCGCGCTGGGCACCGGTTTCCTGAGCGCCGGTTTGTCCTCGGTGATGAACAACCTGCCCACGGTTCTCGTCGGCGCTCTGTCGATCGACGCATCGGTCGCTCAGGGACCCGTGCGCGAGGTGATGATCTATGCCCACGTCATCGGCTGCGATCTGGGGCCCAAGCTGACCCCGATCGGTAGCCTGGCCACCCTGATCTGGCTGCATATCCTGCAAGGGAAGGGCATCCGGATCGGCTGGGGACTTTATTGCCGCACCGGGCTGGCGTTGACGCTGCCTATCCTGACAGCGGCCCTGCTGGCGCTGGCGTGGCGGCTGGCGTGAAAGCGTCGGGAATCCCCATCGTCACGTCAGGGACTAGAGGGAATCTCGATGAACTGTCTATACTGGTCATGTGCGAGGCAGATCCTGATCGGGGTATCCGGCCTGTCGGCGGTACCCTTGAAATCAAGAGCGGTCCAGGACTGCGACGCGATATTCGATACCGGGTTCGCCATGACACTATTCAAACTCGAACAACATCCAGCCGTCTATTTTGCGGACTTCGTCCTGTATCCGATCGCCATCGCCGCCGGCTTGGGGGCTTTGCTGCTGCGGGCCAACGGCCCCATCTGGGTCCTGGCATCGGTGGCCATTCTGGGGTTCCTGGGCTGGAGCCTCGTGGAATACATCCTGCATCGCTTCGTGCTGCACGGCGTGCAGCCCTTCAAACGCTGGCACGCGGAACACCACCAGCGCCCCTTTGCACTCATCGGCACGTCCACGGTGGTCAGCATGGCGCTGTTCGTCCTGCTGGTGTTCTGGCCCCTGGCGTTGTTGTCCAATCGCTGGATCGCGCTGGCCGCGACGCTGGGCATCACGTCCGGCTATCTGCTGTATCTGGTCGTGCATCACGCGACGCACCACTGGAAGGCCCGGTCCGGGTCCTGGATGCATGACCGGAAGCGCGACCATGCGCTCCACCACAGGCCGGGCGCGCACGGCTGGTACGGCGTGACGACGACGTTCTGGGACCGTGTGTTCCACACGGACGGGATGACGCACGACCACTGAGCGGATCGGCGCAGCCAACAAGCCGGATGAAATCGGTGATAGAACGGAACACCATGCCCGCGATGGGGGTAGGCCTCACAGGTATATGGTTTTCGGTATCTTTAATAGGAATATTTCATTAATAAAATCATGTGAACACGGCGCTTGAACTTTAGAATAACCAGCAGTCCTTCTCGCGAAAAGACCTCACATAATCCTTCAGGAGACTGCTTTGAAATACCATCATCACGGGTATGTGTCGTGTGACCCGCGCATTCAAGATCCTGCAGGCGTCGGCATCGGTCGCCCGGACGACCTTCCAGACGAAGTCGACGTCCTGATCGTCGGGGCCGGCCCCGCAGGCATGATCGCCGCCGCCCAGCTTTCGCAATTCCCCAACATCGTCACACGCATCGTCGATCGCAGGCCGGGGCGCCTCGAGATCGGTCTGGCCGACGGCATGCAGAAGCGCAGCATCGAGACCTTCGAGGCATTCGGCTTTGCTCAAGAGCTGATGGCGGAAGCCTGCCACGTGACCGAGACCGCGTTCTGGAAGCCGGACCCCCAGAAACCCGAGAACATCGTCCGGGTTTCACGAGTCGACGAAGACCCGCATGATGTCAGCGAATATCCTCATCTGACCGTCAACCATGCCCGGGTGCTGGATTATTTCGCCGAATTCATGGCCAATGCGCCCACGCGCATGCGGCCGGATTACGGGTACGAATTCCAGAGCCTGACCGTGGCGGACGAGGGCGACCATCCGGTCACGGTCAGGCTGCTGCGCACCGCGGGTGATCGAGCCGGGCAAGAGCACGTCGTGCGCGCCCGCTATGTGCTGGGGTCCGATGGGGCCCACAGCGGCGTGCGCAAGGCGATCGGCCGTACGCTGCGTGGCGTATCGTCCAATCACGCCTGGGGCGTCATGGATCTGCTGGCGGATACCGATTTCCCGGACATCCGCACCAAATGCGCGATCCAGTCGGAATCGGATGGCAACATCCTGCTGATCCCCCGCGAAGGCGGCTTTTTGTTTCGCGCGTACGTCGATCTGGGCGACGTCGCACCGGACGATCAGGGCGCCATCCGCAAGACACCCGTCGAGCAGATCATCGCCCGCGCGCAACGGATCTTTCATCCCTACCGGCTGGACGTGCGCCACGTGGCCTGGAGCAGCGTCTACGAAGTGGGCCATCGCCTGTGCGAGCACTTCGACGATGTTCCGCTGGATCAGGTCGGCCAGCGCGAGCCGCGCGTCTTCATCGCCGGGGATGCCAGCCACACCCACAGCGCCAAGGCGGGGCAGGGCACGAACGCCTCGATGCAGGACGGCTTCAATCTGGGCTGGAAGCTCGGTCATGTCCTGGAAGGCCGTAGCCCGGTCAGCCTGCTGTCCACTTATTCCGCCGAGCGCCAGAAAATCGGCCAGGACCTGATCGATCAGGATCTGCGATGGGCGACGCAGATGGCGAAAGCCTCGGAAGCCTTCGCCAGCCATGCCGAATTCGAG
Protein-coding regions in this window:
- a CDS encoding FAD-dependent monooxygenase; the encoded protein is MKYHHHGYVSCDPRIQDPAGVGIGRPDDLPDEVDVLIVGAGPAGMIAAAQLSQFPNIVTRIVDRRPGRLEIGLADGMQKRSIETFEAFGFAQELMAEACHVTETAFWKPDPQKPENIVRVSRVDEDPHDVSEYPHLTVNHARVLDYFAEFMANAPTRMRPDYGYEFQSLTVADEGDHPVTVRLLRTAGDRAGQEHVVRARYVLGSDGAHSGVRKAIGRTLRGVSSNHAWGVMDLLADTDFPDIRTKCAIQSESDGNILLIPREGGFLFRAYVDLGDVAPDDQGAIRKTPVEQIIARAQRIFHPYRLDVRHVAWSSVYEVGHRLCEHFDDVPLDQVGQREPRVFIAGDASHTHSAKAGQGTNASMQDGFNLGWKLGHVLEGRSPVSLLSTYSAERQKIGQDLIDQDLRWATQMAKASEAFASHAEFEQAYLRITEFAQGFMTQYGPSMITASGRHQQLASGYPIGKRFRSAEVMRVADANRLHLGHEAKADGRWRIYVFADAARAGENSATTSLGRWLDESAESPIRGYTPAGQDENAWFDVKVIYQQAHSDVDIGQVPRAFLPRVGPYKLTDLENVYAALPDQDIFSLRGIDRQGAIVIVRPDQYVAEVLPLNAVNELSAFVQAFAKRQQ
- a CDS encoding arsenic transporter, translated to MIALLIFLLTLLLVIWQPRGLGIGWSAMAGAGLALLFGVVRPADIPVVWHIVWNATGTFVAVVIISLLLDAAGFFEWAALHVARHGRGRGLRLLVLIVLLGGTVSALFNNDGAALILTPIVVAMLAALRFSAKATLAFIMAAGFIADAASVPLVVSNLVNIVTADFFGIEFARYASIMVPVDLAIIMAALAVLAWVFRRHIPSHYDAQRLPSPVTAIRDLAVFRAGWWVLAWLLLGFFALEPLGIPVSATAALGALVLMAVAGRGQRIPVARIVRNAPWQIIVFSLGMYLVVYGLRHAGLTQGLTHILNWLAGQGVWGAALGTGFLSAGLSSVMNNLPTVLVGALSIDASVAQGPVREVMIYAHVIGCDLGPKLTPIGSLATLIWLHILQGKGIRIGWGLYCRTGLALTLPILTAALLALAWRLA
- a CDS encoding sterol desaturase family protein; its protein translation is MTLFKLEQHPAVYFADFVLYPIAIAAGLGALLLRANGPIWVLASVAILGFLGWSLVEYILHRFVLHGVQPFKRWHAEHHQRPFALIGTSTVVSMALFVLLVFWPLALLSNRWIALAATLGITSGYLLYLVVHHATHHWKARSGSWMHDRKRDHALHHRPGAHGWYGVTTTFWDRVFHTDGMTHDH